The proteins below are encoded in one region of Citrobacter enshiensis:
- the lspA gene encoding signal peptidase II, with translation MSKPICSTGLRWLWLVVVVLIIDLGSKYLILQNFALGDTVSLFPSLNLHYARNYGAAFSFLADSGGWQRWFFAGIAIGICVTLMVMMYRTKASQKLNNIAYALIIGGALGNLFDRLWHGFVVDMIDFYVGNWHFATFNLADTAICVGAAMIVLEGFLPSKEKKAA, from the coding sequence ATGAGTAAGCCTATCTGTTCAACAGGACTGCGCTGGCTGTGGCTGGTGGTGGTCGTGCTGATTATCGATTTGGGCAGCAAATACCTGATCCTCCAGAATTTTGCTCTGGGGGATACGGTGTCGCTGTTCCCATCGCTTAATCTGCATTATGCGCGTAACTACGGCGCGGCGTTCAGTTTCCTTGCCGATAGTGGTGGCTGGCAGCGTTGGTTCTTCGCCGGTATTGCGATTGGTATCTGCGTTACCCTGATGGTGATGATGTATCGCACAAAGGCTTCGCAAAAGCTGAATAACATTGCTTATGCGTTGATTATTGGCGGCGCGCTGGGCAATTTATTCGATCGTTTGTGGCATGGCTTCGTGGTCGATATGATCGACTTCTACGTCGGTAACTGGCACTTCGCTACGTTTAACCTCGCGGACACCGCAATTTGTGTCGGCGCGGCAATGATTGTGCTGGAAGGCTTTTTGCCTTCGAAAGAGAAAAAAGCCGCATAA
- the caiE gene encoding carnitine operon protein CaiE: MSYYAFEGLIPVVHPEAYVHPSAVLIGDVIVGAGVYIGPHASLRGDYGRLILEAGANLQDGCIMHGYCDTDTIVHENGHIGHGAILHGCIVGRDALVGMNSVIMDGAVIGEESIVAAMSFVKAGFTGAPRQLLVGTPARFLRPVTDEELRWKRLNTQEYQDLAVRCRTSLHETQPLTQVEANRPRLKGTTEVKPKSEM; this comes from the coding sequence ATGAGCTATTACGCCTTTGAAGGCCTGATTCCGGTGGTGCACCCAGAGGCGTATGTCCATCCCAGCGCCGTGCTTATTGGCGATGTGATTGTTGGGGCTGGCGTTTATATCGGCCCACACGCTTCGCTGCGCGGCGACTATGGCCGCCTGATCCTTGAAGCAGGCGCCAATCTCCAGGATGGTTGCATTATGCATGGCTATTGCGACACCGATACCATCGTGCATGAGAATGGGCACATTGGACACGGTGCGATTCTGCACGGTTGTATTGTCGGCCGGGACGCGCTGGTCGGCATGAACAGCGTCATCATGGACGGCGCTGTCATTGGCGAAGAGAGCATCGTCGCGGCGATGAGTTTTGTGAAAGCAGGATTTACAGGTGCTCCCCGCCAGCTACTGGTGGGCACGCCAGCGCGCTTTCTGCGTCCAGTGACGGACGAGGAGTTGCGCTGGAAGCGGCTCAATACGCAGGAATATCAGGATCTCGCCGTCCGCTGCCGGACATCGCTACATGAAACACAACCGTTAACACAGGTTGAAGCAAACCGGCCGCGACTGAAAGGCACAACGGAAGTGAAACCCAAATCGGAAATGTAA
- the fkpB gene encoding FKBP-type peptidyl-prolyl cis-trans isomerase produces MSKSVQSNSAVLVHFTLKLDDGSTAESTRNNGKPALFRLGDGSLSEGLEQHLLGLKNGEKTTFSLEPDAAFGVPSPDLIQYFSRREFMDAGEPEIGAIMLFTAMDGSEMPGVIREINGDSITVDFNHPLAGRIVHFDIEVLEVDPALEA; encoded by the coding sequence ATGTCTAAATCAGTACAGAGTAACAGTGCGGTGCTGGTGCACTTCACCTTAAAGCTCGACGATGGCTCCACCGCAGAGTCGACCCGCAATAACGGCAAACCTGCGCTATTCCGCCTGGGTGATGGCTCTCTGTCTGAAGGACTGGAGCAGCATCTTCTTGGCCTGAAAAATGGCGAAAAAACCACGTTTTCTCTGGAGCCGGATGCCGCTTTTGGCGTACCGAGCCCGGATTTGATTCAGTATTTCTCGCGTCGGGAATTTATGGACGCGGGCGAACCCGAGATCGGGGCAATTATGCTCTTTACCGCAATGGACGGCAGTGAAATGCCTGGCGTGATCCGCGAAATTAATGGCGACTCCATCACCGTTGATTTCAACCATCCGCTGGCAGGGCGTATCGTTCATTTTGATATTGAAGTGCTGGAAGTCGATCCGGCACTGGAGGCGTAA
- the carA gene encoding glutamine-hydrolyzing carbamoyl-phosphate synthase small subunit → MIKSALLVLEDGTQFHGRAIGATGSAVGEVVFNTSMTGYQEILTDPSYSRQIVTLTYPHIGNVGTNEADAESSQVHAQGLIIRDLPLIASNYRNTEDLSSYLKRHNIVAIADIDTRKLTRLLREKGAQNGCIIAGDNLDAALAQEKAKAFPGLNGMDLAKEVTTAEAYSWTQGSWTLSGELPEAKKEEELPFHVVAYDYGAKRNILRMLVDRGCRLTVVPAQTSAEDVLKMNPDGIFLSNGPGDPAPCDYAITAIQKFLETDIPVFGICLGHQLLALASGAKTIKMKFGHHGGNHPVKDIDNNTVMITAQNHGFAVDEASMPANLRVTHKSLFDHTLQGIHRTDKPAFSFQGHPEASPGPHDAAPLFDHFIELIEQYRKTAK, encoded by the coding sequence TTGATTAAGTCAGCGCTATTGGTTCTGGAAGACGGAACCCAGTTTCACGGTCGGGCCATAGGGGCAACAGGTTCGGCGGTTGGGGAAGTCGTTTTCAATACTTCAATGACCGGTTATCAAGAAATCCTCACTGATCCTTCCTATTCTCGCCAAATCGTCACTCTTACTTATCCCCATATCGGTAATGTCGGCACCAATGAAGCCGATGCAGAATCCTCTCAGGTACATGCGCAAGGTCTGATTATTCGCGACCTGCCGCTGATTGCCAGCAACTACCGCAATACCGAAGACCTCTCTTCTTACCTGAAGCGCCATAACATCGTGGCGATTGCCGATATCGATACCCGTAAGCTGACGCGTCTGCTGCGCGAGAAGGGCGCACAGAACGGCTGCATCATCGCGGGTGATAATCTGGATGCGGCACTGGCGCAGGAAAAAGCGAAAGCCTTCCCTGGCCTGAACGGGATGGACCTGGCGAAAGAAGTGACCACAGCGGAAGCCTATAGCTGGACGCAGGGGAGCTGGACGCTTTCAGGCGAACTGCCAGAAGCGAAAAAAGAGGAAGAACTGCCGTTCCATGTGGTGGCGTATGACTACGGCGCTAAACGCAACATTCTGCGTATGCTGGTAGATCGCGGCTGTCGCCTGACAGTGGTGCCAGCGCAGACCTCTGCAGAAGACGTTCTGAAAATGAACCCGGACGGCATTTTCCTCTCTAACGGCCCTGGCGACCCGGCGCCGTGTGACTATGCTATTACCGCGATTCAGAAATTCCTCGAAACCGACATTCCGGTGTTCGGTATCTGCCTCGGCCATCAGCTACTGGCGCTGGCAAGCGGTGCGAAAACCATCAAGATGAAGTTTGGCCACCACGGCGGCAACCATCCGGTCAAAGATATTGATAACAATACCGTGATGATTACTGCCCAGAACCACGGTTTTGCGGTTGATGAGGCGTCGATGCCTGCCAATCTGCGCGTGACGCATAAATCCCTGTTTGACCACACCCTGCAAGGTATCCATCGCACCGACAAACCGGCGTTTAGCTTCCAGGGACACCCGGAAGCCAGCCCAGGCCCGCACGATGCCGCGCCACTGTTCGATCACTTTATCGAACTTATCGAGCAATACCGTAAGACCGCTAAATAA
- the caiF gene encoding carnitine metabolism transcriptional regulator CaiF, translating to MCEEYVEKPLYLLIADWVMAQNRWVSAKEIAKHFDMDHCKAINTVSYILSEVGEIACETKTIPNQLEGRGCQCQRLVRINNIDASLYTRLGISTQAKVVSPVSRSCMPGVPPRELNREQKWQMMLSKSMRR from the coding sequence ATGTGTGAAGAATATGTTGAAAAACCACTTTATTTGTTAATTGCTGATTGGGTGATGGCGCAAAATCGTTGGGTAAGCGCCAAAGAGATAGCTAAGCATTTTGATATGGACCATTGTAAAGCGATTAATACGGTTTCTTATATTCTCTCTGAGGTTGGGGAAATAGCCTGCGAAACCAAGACAATTCCAAACCAGCTTGAGGGACGGGGATGTCAGTGTCAGCGACTGGTGCGTATCAATAATATTGATGCTTCACTGTATACCCGCCTGGGTATCAGTACGCAGGCGAAAGTGGTGAGTCCGGTGAGCCGATCTTGTATGCCTGGCGTACCGCCCAGGGAACTCAATCGCGAGCAAAAATGGCAAATGATGCTCTCTAAAAGCATGCGTCGTTAA
- the dapB gene encoding 4-hydroxy-tetrahydrodipicolinate reductase — translation MHDAHIRVAIAGAGGRMGRQLIQATLSMEGVQLGAALEREGSSLLGSDAGELAGAGKCGVTVQSSLDAIKDDFDVFIDFTRPEGTLTHLAFCRQHGKGMVIGTTGFDEAGKQAIRDAAQEVGIVFAANFSVGVNVMLKLLEKAAKVMGDYADIEIIEAHHRHKVDAPSGTALAMGEAIAHALDKDLKDCAVYSREGYTGERVPGTIGFATVRAGDIVGEHTAMFADIGERVEITHKASSRMTFANGAVKSAIWLKCKSNGLFDMRDVLNLNNL, via the coding sequence ATGCATGATGCACATATCCGCGTTGCCATCGCGGGAGCCGGTGGACGCATGGGACGCCAGTTGATTCAGGCGACACTGAGCATGGAAGGCGTTCAACTGGGCGCAGCGTTGGAGCGGGAAGGTTCCTCATTGCTGGGCAGCGATGCCGGTGAACTGGCGGGCGCCGGAAAGTGCGGTGTTACCGTACAAAGCAGCCTTGATGCCATCAAAGACGATTTTGATGTATTCATTGATTTTACCCGCCCGGAAGGGACGCTGACGCATCTGGCCTTTTGCCGCCAGCACGGCAAAGGCATGGTGATCGGCACGACCGGGTTTGACGAGGCCGGTAAGCAGGCTATTCGCGACGCCGCTCAGGAGGTAGGGATTGTGTTTGCGGCGAACTTTAGCGTGGGCGTCAACGTTATGCTGAAGCTTCTCGAAAAAGCGGCAAAAGTAATGGGCGACTACGCCGACATTGAAATTATTGAAGCGCACCATCGTCATAAAGTGGATGCGCCGTCAGGTACAGCACTGGCGATGGGGGAAGCGATTGCCCATGCGCTGGACAAAGATCTTAAAGACTGCGCCGTCTACAGCCGGGAAGGCTATACCGGTGAGCGTGTGCCGGGCACGATTGGTTTTGCTACCGTGCGTGCGGGGGACATTGTGGGTGAACATACCGCGATGTTTGCCGATATTGGCGAGCGCGTTGAGATCACGCATAAGGCATCCAGTCGCATGACATTTGCTAACGGAGCCGTAAAATCGGCAATTTGGTTAAAATGCAAATCAAATGGTCTTTTTGATATGCGAGATGTGCTTAATTTAAATAATTTATAA
- the rihC gene encoding ribonucleoside hydrolase RihC, whose amino-acid sequence MRLPIILDTDPGIDDAAAIAAALFAPQLDLQLMTTVAGNVSVEKTTRNALQLLHFWNADVPLAQGAATPLLRPLRDAAYVHGESGMEGYDFVAHNRQPLAKPAFIAIRDALMSAPEPVTLVAIGPLTNIALLLKHYPECIFNVRRLVIMGGSAGRGNFTPNAEFNIAVDPEAAACVFQSGIEIVMCGLDVTNQAMLTPEYLDALPTLNRTGKMLHALFSHYRSGTMSTGVRMHDLCAIAWLVRPDLFTVKPCFVAVETQGEYTAGTTVVDIEGRMNRPANAQVALDIDAIGFQQWVADVLALAP is encoded by the coding sequence ATGCGCCTACCCATTATTCTCGACACCGATCCAGGTATTGATGATGCCGCGGCGATTGCCGCTGCGCTGTTTGCCCCTCAGCTTGACCTGCAATTGATGACCACGGTCGCCGGTAACGTCTCCGTGGAGAAAACTACCCGTAACGCCCTGCAACTGCTGCATTTCTGGAATGCCGATGTTCCCCTGGCGCAGGGAGCTGCCACGCCATTATTGCGTCCACTGCGCGACGCGGCCTATGTTCATGGTGAATCCGGTATGGAAGGTTATGATTTTGTCGCGCATAACCGACAGCCGCTGGCGAAACCGGCTTTTATCGCTATTCGTGATGCGTTAATGAGTGCGCCTGAACCGGTCACCCTGGTCGCGATTGGCCCGTTAACAAACATCGCGCTGCTGCTGAAGCATTACCCAGAATGCATATTCAATGTTCGCCGTCTGGTGATTATGGGCGGTTCTGCCGGGCGGGGGAACTTCACCCCTAATGCCGAATTTAATATCGCTGTCGACCCGGAAGCTGCCGCCTGTGTATTCCAGAGTGGAATAGAGATTGTGATGTGCGGGCTGGATGTCACGAATCAGGCCATGCTGACGCCGGAGTATCTGGACGCGTTACCCACTCTGAATCGTACCGGAAAGATGCTGCACGCCCTGTTCAGTCACTATCGCAGCGGAACAATGAGCACTGGCGTGCGGATGCACGACCTGTGCGCCATTGCCTGGCTGGTTCGCCCGGATCTGTTTACCGTCAAGCCGTGCTTCGTCGCGGTAGAAACTCAGGGGGAATATACCGCCGGAACAACCGTTGTGGATATTGAGGGACGGATGAACAGACCGGCAAATGCGCAGGTCGCCCTCGATATCGATGCTATTGGTTTCCAGCAGTGGGTTGCAGACGTGCTGGCATTGGCGCCGTAA
- the ispH gene encoding 4-hydroxy-3-methylbut-2-enyl diphosphate reductase, whose protein sequence is MQILLANPRGFCAGVDRAISIVENALAIYGAPIYVRHEVVHNRYVVDTLRERGAIFIEQISEVPDGAILIFSAHGVSQAVRNEAKSRDLTVFDATCPLVTKVHMEVARASRRGEESILIGHAGHPEVEGTMGQYSNPVGGMYLVESPEDVWTLNVKNEGKLSFMTQTTLSVDDTSDVIDALRKRFPKIVGPRKDDICYATTNRQEAVRALAEQADVVLVVGSRNSSNSNRLAELAQRMGKAAFLIDDATDIQETWVKNATCVGVTAGASAPDILVQNVISRLQELGGGEAIPLEGREENIVFEVPKELRVDVREVE, encoded by the coding sequence ATGCAGATCCTGTTGGCCAACCCGCGCGGATTTTGCGCGGGTGTAGACCGCGCTATCAGCATTGTTGAAAACGCGCTGGCGATTTACGGCGCGCCAATTTATGTTCGTCACGAAGTGGTGCATAACCGTTATGTGGTGGACACCCTCCGTGAGCGTGGGGCGATTTTTATTGAGCAAATCAGCGAAGTACCGGATGGCGCGATCCTGATTTTCTCTGCCCATGGCGTTTCTCAGGCGGTACGTAATGAGGCGAAAAGCCGCGATCTCACGGTCTTTGACGCGACCTGTCCGCTGGTAACGAAAGTGCATATGGAAGTGGCGCGCGCCAGCCGTCGCGGCGAAGAGTCGATCCTGATTGGCCATGCGGGGCACCCGGAAGTAGAAGGTACGATGGGTCAGTACAGCAACCCGGTAGGGGGGATGTACCTGGTCGAATCGCCAGAGGATGTCTGGACGCTGAATGTCAAAAATGAGGGCAAACTCTCCTTTATGACGCAAACCACGCTTTCCGTGGATGACACCTCAGACGTTATTGATGCGCTGCGTAAGCGATTCCCGAAAATCGTCGGGCCGCGCAAAGACGATATCTGCTATGCGACGACTAACCGTCAGGAAGCGGTGCGTGCGCTGGCTGAACAGGCCGATGTGGTGTTGGTGGTCGGTTCCAGGAACTCCTCAAACTCCAACCGTCTGGCTGAACTGGCGCAGCGAATGGGGAAAGCGGCGTTTCTTATCGACGATGCGACCGATATCCAGGAAACGTGGGTCAAGAATGCGACCTGCGTTGGCGTCACCGCAGGGGCCTCCGCACCGGATATTCTGGTACAAAATGTCATTTCGCGCTTGCAGGAGCTTGGTGGCGGCGAAGCGATTCCGCTGGAAGGTCGTGAAGAGAACATCGTTTTTGAAGTGCCGAAAGAGCTGCGAGTGGATGTTCGTGAAGTAGAGTAA
- the carB gene encoding carbamoyl-phosphate synthase large subunit: protein MPKRTDIKSILILGAGPIVIGQACEFDYSGAQACKALREEGYRVILVNSNPATIMTDPEMADATYIEPIHWEVVRKIIEKERPDAVLPTMGGQTALNCALELERQGVLEEFGVTMIGATADAIDKAEDRRRFDIAMKKIGLDTARSGIAHTMEEALAVAADVGFPCIIRPSFTMGGTGGGIAYNREEFEEICERGLDLSPTNELLIDESLIGWKEYEMEVVRDKNDNCIIVCSIENFDAMGIHTGDSITVAPAQTLTDKEYQIMRNASMAVLREIGVETGGSNVQFAVNPKNGRLIVIEMNPRVSRSSALASKATGFPIAKVAAKLAVGYTLDELMNDITGGRTPASFEPSIDYVVTKIPRFNFEKFVGANDRLTTQMKSVGEVMAIGRTQQESLQKALRGLEVGAMGFDPKVSLDDPEALTKIRRELKDAGAERIWYIADAFRAGLSVDGVFNLTNIDRWFLVQIEELVRLEEKVAEVGINGLDADFLRQLKRKGFADARLAKLAGVREAEIRKLRDQFNLHPVYKRVDTCAAEFATDTAYMYSTYEDECEANPNQDRDKIMVLGGGPNRIGQGIEFDYCCVHASLALREDGYETIMVNCNPETVSTDYDTSDRLYFEPVTLEDVLEIVRVEKPKGVIVQYGGQTPLKLARALEAAGVPVIGTSPDAIDRAEDRERFQKAVDRLKLKQPANATVTAIEMAVEKAKEIGYPLVVRPSYVLGGRAMEIVYDEADLRRYFQTAVSVSNDAPVLLDRFLDDAIEVDVDAICDGEMVLIGGIMEHIEQAGVHSGDSACSLPAYTLSQEIQDVMRQQVQKLAFELQVRGLMNVQFAVKDNEVYLIEVNPRAARTVPFVSKATGVPLAKVAARVMAGKSLTEQGVTKEIIPPYYSVKEVVLPFNKFPGVDPLLGPEMRSTGEVMGVGRTFAEAFAKAQLGSSSTMKKSGRALLSVREGDKERVVDLAAKLLKQGFELDATHGTAIVLGEAGINPRLVNKVHEGRPHIQDRIKNGEYTYIINTTAGRQAIEDSKLIRRSALQYKVHYDTTLNGGFATAMALNADATEKVTSVQEMHAQIKK, encoded by the coding sequence ATGCCAAAACGTACAGATATAAAAAGCATCCTGATCCTTGGCGCTGGTCCGATTGTTATCGGCCAGGCCTGCGAATTTGACTACTCCGGCGCACAGGCCTGTAAAGCCCTGCGTGAAGAGGGTTACCGCGTTATTCTGGTGAACTCTAACCCGGCGACCATCATGACCGACCCGGAAATGGCCGATGCCACCTACATCGAGCCGATTCACTGGGAAGTGGTGCGCAAAATCATCGAGAAAGAGCGTCCGGACGCCGTACTGCCGACCATGGGCGGCCAGACAGCGCTGAACTGCGCGCTGGAACTGGAGCGTCAGGGCGTACTGGAAGAGTTCGGCGTGACCATGATTGGCGCGACAGCTGATGCGATTGATAAAGCGGAAGACCGCCGTCGCTTCGACATTGCGATGAAGAAAATCGGTCTCGACACCGCGCGCTCGGGTATCGCTCACACGATGGAAGAAGCGCTGGCGGTTGCCGCTGACGTCGGCTTCCCTTGCATCATCCGACCTAGCTTCACCATGGGCGGCACCGGCGGCGGTATTGCCTATAACCGCGAAGAGTTCGAAGAAATTTGCGAACGCGGGCTGGATCTTTCCCCCACCAACGAACTGCTGATTGATGAGTCGCTGATTGGCTGGAAAGAGTACGAGATGGAAGTGGTGCGTGATAAAAACGACAACTGCATCATCGTCTGCTCTATCGAAAACTTCGACGCCATGGGCATTCATACCGGTGACTCCATCACCGTAGCGCCAGCGCAGACGCTGACCGATAAAGAATACCAAATCATGCGTAACGCCTCGATGGCGGTACTGCGTGAAATCGGCGTGGAAACCGGCGGTTCTAACGTCCAGTTTGCGGTGAACCCGAAAAACGGTCGCCTGATTGTCATCGAAATGAACCCGCGTGTATCCCGCTCCTCGGCGCTGGCGTCGAAAGCGACCGGCTTCCCGATTGCTAAAGTGGCGGCGAAACTGGCGGTAGGTTACACCCTCGATGAGCTGATGAACGACATTACCGGCGGACGTACTCCGGCCTCGTTCGAGCCTTCCATCGACTACGTTGTGACCAAAATTCCTCGCTTCAACTTCGAGAAATTTGTGGGCGCGAACGACCGTCTGACCACCCAGATGAAATCTGTCGGTGAAGTGATGGCGATTGGCCGCACCCAGCAGGAATCCCTGCAGAAAGCGCTGCGCGGTCTGGAAGTGGGCGCGATGGGCTTTGACCCGAAAGTGAGCCTGGATGACCCGGAAGCGCTGACCAAAATCCGCCGTGAGCTGAAAGACGCGGGCGCTGAGCGTATCTGGTACATCGCTGACGCCTTCCGCGCTGGCCTGTCTGTCGACGGCGTGTTTAACCTGACCAATATCGACCGCTGGTTCCTGGTGCAAATTGAAGAGCTGGTGCGCCTGGAAGAGAAAGTGGCGGAAGTGGGCATTAACGGCCTCGACGCGGACTTCCTGCGCCAGTTGAAGCGCAAAGGTTTTGCCGATGCGCGTCTGGCTAAACTGGCCGGCGTTCGCGAAGCGGAAATCCGCAAGCTGCGCGACCAGTTCAACCTGCACCCGGTTTACAAGCGTGTGGACACCTGCGCCGCAGAATTCGCCACCGACACCGCGTACATGTACTCCACGTATGAAGATGAGTGCGAAGCGAATCCGAATCAGGATCGCGACAAGATCATGGTGCTGGGCGGCGGTCCAAACCGTATCGGCCAGGGGATCGAGTTCGACTACTGCTGCGTACACGCCTCGCTGGCGCTGCGCGAAGACGGTTACGAGACCATCATGGTCAACTGTAACCCGGAAACGGTCTCTACCGACTACGACACCTCTGACCGTCTCTACTTTGAGCCGGTAACTCTGGAGGATGTGCTGGAAATCGTCCGCGTCGAGAAGCCGAAAGGCGTTATCGTACAGTACGGTGGTCAGACGCCGCTGAAACTGGCGCGTGCGCTGGAAGCGGCGGGCGTACCGGTTATCGGTACCAGCCCGGATGCGATTGACCGTGCGGAAGACCGTGAGCGCTTCCAGAAAGCCGTTGACCGTCTGAAGCTGAAACAACCGGCGAACGCCACCGTAACCGCCATTGAGATGGCCGTTGAGAAGGCGAAAGAGATTGGCTACCCGCTGGTAGTGCGCCCGTCCTACGTACTGGGCGGCCGTGCGATGGAAATCGTCTACGATGAAGCCGACCTGCGTCGCTACTTCCAGACGGCAGTCAGCGTTTCTAACGATGCGCCGGTGCTGTTGGACCGCTTCCTGGACGATGCTATTGAAGTGGATGTGGATGCTATCTGCGACGGCGAGATGGTGCTGATTGGCGGCATTATGGAGCACATCGAACAGGCTGGCGTTCACTCCGGTGACTCCGCCTGCTCGCTGCCTGCTTACACTCTGAGCCAGGAAATCCAGGACGTGATGCGCCAGCAGGTGCAGAAACTGGCCTTCGAACTGCAGGTTCGCGGCCTGATGAACGTTCAGTTCGCGGTGAAAGACAACGAAGTCTACCTGATTGAAGTCAACCCGCGCGCGGCGCGTACCGTGCCGTTCGTCTCCAAAGCGACGGGTGTTCCGCTGGCGAAAGTGGCAGCGCGCGTGATGGCCGGTAAGTCACTGACCGAACAGGGTGTTACCAAAGAGATTATCCCGCCGTACTACTCGGTGAAAGAAGTGGTACTGCCGTTCAACAAATTCCCGGGCGTTGACCCGCTGTTAGGGCCAGAAATGCGCTCTACCGGGGAAGTGATGGGCGTGGGGCGCACCTTTGCAGAAGCGTTCGCGAAAGCGCAGCTGGGCAGCAGCTCTACCATGAAGAAATCCGGTCGCGCATTGCTCTCTGTTCGCGAAGGTGACAAAGAGCGTGTGGTGGACCTGGCCGCAAAACTGCTGAAACAGGGCTTCGAACTGGATGCTACCCACGGCACGGCGATTGTGCTGGGAGAAGCCGGTATTAACCCGCGTCTGGTGAACAAAGTGCATGAAGGCCGTCCGCACATTCAGGACCGTATCAAGAATGGCGAATACACCTACATCATCAACACCACCGCAGGTCGCCAGGCGATTGAAGACTCCAAACTGATTCGCCGCAGCGCGCTGCAGTATAAAGTGCATTATGACACCACGCTGAACGGCGGTTTCGCCACGGCGATGGCGTTAAATGCCGATGCCACTGAGAAGGTGACATCGGTGCAGGAAATGCACGCGCAGATTAAAAAATAA